TGAATTCCAACTGTTATATTAAACGCTGCCGGAATACTCGATGGATCGACTGAAGGAAAATGCAATTTCGAACACGCTGGGTGACTTTCATGGTCTTCTTAGAGATGTAATAGAAGCCAAATGATTTAATATCCTAAATGCAATGATGACGTGACGACAGAGGTGCATTGACTATAAATTTCTTAAAACGTTTTCCTAATATCTGTCCTTATAACATTTGTCTCCGATCATTATATTTCATCCAAATAGagcttaaaagttttttttttttttgtagcttcaAAGACAATagaaaactattaataataattttttaagtatCTCGTCATTGTGAATATCTAATGGCCCTAACTTGCTTTTCAAACGAGGTGCCCTGGGGAGCGAATCGTTGTCTTATTCCCCACAAAACGGACAATGGACGAAGATCAAAGGCTGGGGATATTTCAAGTATGGCTGATAGATAGTGATGAACGGATTCGTCCCTCGGAATTCTTGAGATATGAACTAAAAAGACTCCCGTCCTTCAATCCGTTTCAGTGGCTGGGTTGGGAAGACAGGGGGTGGCCAGTGGCACTGAGATGTCAAGCTTTTGATCTGTTCTCAAGTTCTCTGGCACTCAAAGGTAAAGAAGCAATCAACTGAATAATAAAGATGCTTAAAGTGTAAGCGAACCCTTCCACCGTTTCTCTTGCAGTGTTGTTCACTTATTATTGACGAAGAAAATCTTAACAGAAACTTGGGCATATGTTACTTGCAATGGGCATAGCTCTAATGACTGAATTACAAATGAATTTGAGTGATTTGATATTCATCTGAAATCGTAAAGTGTAATGTTTTGTTAAGTGAAGAGTGACTTCTGTTAGCTCAGgatattatcatttcaaaggaTTTTACCAAATCTTCTGACAGGAGTCTTCTCATGAAGACGCTTGTTCTCTTGGGAACCTTTCTCTTGGTGGTTCTTCCGATAACGGCTCaacagagattttgatgccttcGAAATAAGATCGGGTTAAAGGACCTAAATGTTGCCTGTGAGACTTCCATTGACAGCCGTTTCAATGGCCACTATCATACACTGTAATCCCAGaacatttatcattattcttattgtcGTCGTTGGCAGGAATAACCTCATGATAGTGCATGATAGCAGCAAAGGCCATGGAAGTGCTACTTAGCCTTGAGCAGAATAGACTGCAACAGAGAGCAGAAGACAGAAAAAGGATTCTTCTCTTTCGATTGCATTGCTCTCTGGTTTTTACAATAACATCATTTTATTTCCTGCCAATAGAAAAAATCGCGAGTCTACAATGAAGTATTTTCCAACACTATCGGCTTATTGGTCATGAAATATAAGtgcatttcgttttgttttgttttcaataaaacgCCAGTAATTCACAATCTAAGTATTAAAACTTTttgttacatattaaaaaaagacactCACAAAAAGTGGTTGGAAATACCAATAATGTTACCCTGGAAGGTATGAGTTTCTTCAAGGTTTAATgagtattctttttattcttttttcacgACGATTCCCATGAACCGCATAACTGTTGCTATACTACAGCAACGTaagccaaacaaaataaaaatatgggaatGATTATAATTCAAAGCATATAGAACATTCCATTCAGTGTTTGTCTGTTGGTAGCTCCCACTTTCGCAGCAACATTCCTTTTTCGTATGAACATAAAATTTCCAGTAAGATCATCTAACCAAGAAACACTTTTAAACACAAGGCTATGAAAAGCCCCATATCGCCttcttttgcttatttctttgatGTGGATCAGAGTCAAATAACTGAGcagcatttcataaatattcttaatatcTCATTAATAATGTGATTCCAGTCTCTCATCTCAGCAATTCATGCTGTAAGTATCCCGTCATTACTTTTGCTCTGTTACAGAACACTAGgctagaataaaactaaatagtaacaactaacctaatttattaatgaacagTAACAGTTATCACCACCATAacagaataaaggaaaacttagCAAAAGAACATGACAATTAACAGATACATAGTAATATTACTCACGCAAAccaatatgtaaattaatgaataacaaataccACTGGCCAAATGACTGACCATATAGTCAAATTAACCCCTAAGTCAACATTCTCAGGTTTTCCCAAGGATCCTCAAGTTTTACAAGAACAGTAAGTCAAGCAATGAAATACATGACAGATCAACTATTCCCCATGTTACCACTCCAGTACTCATTAACACTAGCACAATCCATAACACTTCCCTCCATTAagataaaaacaatgtttttattacaacaagcaatattaaaccaaataaaagtaccatttacattttacattaaacaatacatatttataaatttatattcaacaaTATTCATTCTGGAATTCTTGAAAGGAAATCTGATACAATGTTGTCCTTTCCTCTTATGTGTTGATATCAATGTTGTAAGGTTGAAAGTCAGGCACCACCGTAAGCCGAGGATTTCTGTTCTTCATACGAGAGATGAATGTTAATGGATTATGATCGCAATATACCActattgttttactgttgtcCAGGTAGACTTCAAACCCTTCAAGGGCAAGCAACAAAGCAAGGGCCTCTTTCTCTATGACTGAGTAAGATCTCTGGTGAGGTTTTAGCttctgagaaaaataagaaactggatGCATAATCCCATCCTTTCCTTCTTGAAGTAGGGCTGCTCCTACTCCGACACCTGAAGCATCTACTTGAAGACAGAATGGCTGTTCAAAGTCTGGAGCCTTTAGAATGGGAGCAGTAATAAGCATATTCTTTAAGCTTTCATATGCTTCATTACAGGTCTTGGtccaaataaatttcctttttgggCTTACTAGGTCCGTCAATGGAGCAGCTACACTAGAAAAGTTAGGACAAAATAAATGCGATAATATCCACACATGCCCAAGAATCTTTGAACTTCCCTTCCTTGAATTTGGTGTAGGCCATTGAGCAATAGCTTCAGTCTTTGCAGTTACTGGCGTTATGCTCCCACTTCCAACTTTGTGACCCAAATAAATAAGTTCAGCTtttccaaattcacttttatGTAGATTCACCATCAAGTTGTACGCCAACAGTCTTTGAAAAAGTATAGACAGGGTTTTTAGGTGCTCCTCCCAAGTATGCgagaaaattactaggtcgtctAGATAAACTTTCACTCCTTCTAGCCCTGCCGTTACAACATCCATCATCCGTTGAAATGTTGCTGGTGCATTGGTCATACCAAATGGAAGTACTTTATATTGGTATAAACCAAATGGCGTCAcaaaagaagagattctcttggCACTATCAGTCAAAGGATTTGATAGTACCCCTTTAGAAGATCCAGCTTTGTCACGAACTTAGAATTTCCAACAGAGTCTATCATGTCCTCTATATGAGGCAAAGGATAAGAATCCTTTTGTGTCATGGAATTAACCTTTCGGAAATAAAAACATGCGATGTCCGCCATCTTTCTTCCCAACAACTATGCATGGGGATGCCCAGGGACTATCACTTGGCTCTGCAAGATTATTATCTAGTAAGAAATCGACTTCCTGCTTTAGTATCCTTAGCTTTTCATGTGACAGTCTGTAGAATGGCTGCTTAACTGGACGGGCACCTTCAACCAACTGGACATTGTGACTGGCTGCTGTGCAGGCTTTAGGGATATCTCCAAATATTTCTTTGAACTGCATGAGCAACTCTTTCACATCTTCTGCTTGGGTAAGAGATAAATGACTTAATTTAGTAGAAGGATTTTTAAGCACATCAGAGTTCTGAATTTTGACTTCTTTGCCACTAATACAGAAGTCATCATATCCTTTACTTGTTACATTTTCAATTCCAAAGTAGGCACTTCATCTTTAGGGCGATATTCTTTAATCAAATTAACATGAACCAACCTCCGTGTCTTTCTCCGTCCAGGTGTAGCTATTATATAGTTAAGATCACTTTCCTTAGAAATAACTTGATAAGGACCTTGATACCTGGGTTCTAAAGGAGATTTTCTTactggtaaaaataacaatactaaatCATCTGGTTTGTAACTTCTTTGTTCAGAATTTAAATcatagttaattttcattttatgcttggatttattgagaaattttctAGATAAATCATGagctattttcagtttcctttgaagttTAGAAATGTAATCGTTAACACTAGATGTACTCTCATCATTAAACCAAGTTTCTTTGCAATAACTTTAAGGGTCCTCTAATATCTCTACCAAACAAAAGCTCAAATGGAGAAAAACCTAAGACTCTCCTGACACGTACTTCTTACCGCATACAATACGTAATTCAAACCTTCATCCCAATCCTTTTCTTGATCCATGCAGAATTTTGATAGCATATTCTTCAGAGTCTGGTGAAATCTTTCAAGTGCACCCTGGCTCTGCGGATGATAAGCACTTGAATGATACTGGGTTACACCAAGGCGAGTCATAACCTGCTGAAATAAGTCAGATGTAAAATTTGCTCCCTGATCAGATTGTATTATCTTTGGGATACCAAACTGAGTGAAGAGTTTTTCCAGCACAGGCAGTAGCGTTTTAGTCTTTATGTTCCTTAACGGAACTGCTTCCGGATACCTTGTTGTTACACACATCATTGTCAGAATATACTGATTACCCTTTTTGGTTTTTGGAAAAGGACCCACACAGTCTAAGATCACCCTAGAAAATGGTTCGTCCACAACAGGTATAGGTCTCAAAGGAGCTGGTTTAATTGTCTGATTTGGTTTTCCAACTATCTGACAAATATGACAGGTCCTGCAAAATCTAGATACATCTTTATGTATACCaggccaataaaaatattttagtaatttatactCTGTTTTTCTGATTCCCAAATGTCCACCCAAATTATTATGTGCTATACTTATTACCTTATCCTTGAAGCACGAAGGAATAACCACCTGATGTATAGCAAAATCATCTTCAGCTGGTACATCTGGAGAGCAGAATTTTCTCATAAGCAAGCCATCTTTGATGTAATAACAGCGACTTTCACTTCTACTGTCATCCTCACTTActgctaaagaaaataatttagataagtTAGGGTCTCTACCTTGTGCAGAAATCAATGTCTCCCTATTCATAGGAAAACAACCAAAGTCGGTGTCATCTGGTACATCACTTTCAGGTTCGTTCAAAACCTCAGTAGTTTCATGAAGAAAATCCTTATTAACAAAATCCATTTTATCATTTGACTTACTATCCTCATCCTCATGAAAAAAATGAactcaaatcaaatgacttatcCAAAACATCACATTTGTCAGACTTCAAATTACTGGACCCAAAAGACAAGCCTTCCTTGTCAAACTCATTGGTACCATCGCTACCATTTTGTGTCCTATTAACTTGACTCTAGTGAcaacacaagaaataaaacaactcAGGGCTGCTGCCTCCAATTCCAAGGTAGGACTAATATCCAAAGGAGTAAAAGTAACCACTGGATTAGGAACAACTACTTCACCAGCAATATCATTACCAATCAAAAGTGACACCCCTTCCACAGGTAATTCATCATACAGCAAGCTCCACATATTTGTTTGCAAATCCAGACTGTAGATAAATCCTTGCTAATGGAGAAACTACAGGCAATTGCCCAAGACCTTTAAGAACAACATGCTCACCAGTTAGAGTCTTATCAATAAAAGGAACAGCACTCCTAACCACTATACTCTTACTAGAAGCCGTGTCTCTCAAAATCCTAACAGGTACTGGTTGACTGTGCTGACTATAAGAAACAAAGCCTTCACTTTGAAATGGTTCTAATGACTTCATACTGACTTCTGGTTGTCCAACATCTTCACCTTTCATAACTTCACTATTGTTGATTGCTAAGCTAACATCACCCTGATTGCCttcttattttgcaaaaattcctcTTAGGATTATGAACACAATTGGACACAACATGACCGggtttttacacaaaaacagatTCGAACATTCAACCCTGAACTCTTTTAAAATCAGGCTTATCACCAACATTAGACTTTGGTAATTTAGCATGTTCATCAATCTGTTCACAATTAGTTTGCCCTATGTGCTTCTGCACCCTACGTGAGTTCATTTGGCCAGCTCTGATATTGGATTCTTTCGTCTTAGGGTTCACCAAAAAAAATTCTCTGCTAATGAGATTGCTTTCTTTAAACTGGTTACTTCTCTCTCGAGTAAATAGGTTCTGACACATGAAGGAATGCTATTCAAAACTGCTCAAGTACGATTAACTCCTTCAAGGCATCAAAAGAATCTACTTTACTAGATTTTTAACCACTTACCCAAAAACTTATCAATAATGTGAGCAAACTCTGTATATGTCATGTCCTGTTCCTTGCTAGTAGACCTAAATTTCACCCTATAGTACTCAGCAGTTATTTCATAAGAATCCAGAACAGCCTTTTTCACATGATCATAGTTTTCATGAAGAGGTGAAAGAACAGCACTATAAGTACTCCTGCCTTTCCCTTTTAAACTACGCTGAATTAAAGCAGTCCATTTACCTTGAGGCCAGCAAAACTAGTTGCAAGCTTCTCAAATTGTACAAAACATTCATCTGGGTCTGATTCATCAAACTCTGGAACCATtcttaaacatttataaatgtcaAATCTCTCATCACTTGAAGTATTTTGCACAATACCAAGCTCAGCTCTTTTCTCTAGCAACAGTAGTTCATGCtgttccctttcctttttctctcatgCTCTCTTTTTAACCTTTCTAATTCTAGCTTCTTAATTATCACATTCACATCTTCAGATGCATCATCTAAATGGTACACAAAGATCAAGTGCAgattcatccacaatctcattaTCTACCAAGCTTTGAACGACAGCATTCATAAGCAAAGATTTTTTCCAATAGAACTTCACTGGTATCTCGTAACACTCAGCTAATCTAATCCAATCATTTCTCCTTAAACCACGTTTCAAATCAGTTGCAGAGGGGTCTAATTTAAATTCTTCTATATCAAAAGTAGCCATTATGTATCAATATCATACAAACACTTAATAGAAATTAGACTAGGCTGGGTTAACAATGACCTAGAGTAGGTTAGGTTAGCAAAAGACCTAGAAAGGTTAAGGTGGTATAGACCTAGAAGGGCTAAACCTAGTAAGTACAGATACACTAGAGCACTTATCAGAAACATAAGTAACATGAACTTATCAGGCATAATGCTAAGcacacaaaaacattttgattACTGTTCATAGCctattattaagataaaatcccggtcaggcccccaAATTCTGTTACAGAACACTAGgctagaataaaactaaatagtaacaactaacctaatttattaatgaacagTAACAGTTATCACCActataacagaataaaaggaaaaacttagcaAAGAACATGACAATTAACAGATACATAGTAATATTACTCACGCAAAccaatatgtaaattaatgaataacaaataccACTGGCCAAATGACTGACCATATAGTCAAATTAACCCCTAAGTCAACATTCTCAGGTTTTCCCCAAGGATCCTCAAGTTTTACAAGAACAGTAAGTCAAGCAATGAAATACATGACAGATCAACTATTCCCCATGTTACCACTCCAGTACTCATTAACACTAGCACAATCCATAACAGCTCTTTCATGAACAGCCAACGAATAATTATCAACGGATGTTCTTGGAAAAGGAGTCCTGAAGGTCTGGCGAAGGAATGACTAAAGGCAAACAATCGTGGCTGCTTTTTAACTGCTTCTGTCTGTCGTTGATCTTCCTCAGCGATAGTATTCTTGTGCTTCATTACGTTAAATGAACTGTCATACTACGCTACATAAAGATTAAAGACAACCAAGACGTTCATCTAATGCTGCTGTTACTACAGGAAGAAGATAGTGCTATAAACAGACTAAGAGGAGAATAATTTTACAGCGTGTAACAAATCTCAGTCTATGCACAGCAAGTATTTCTTCCAAAATGGATTACCGTAGCAATCAAAAGCCTCCCTGCTGACAAAACTAATAAGCAGCAGAACACAATAGTTTACGTCGTAACTAAAAGCAAATATTAatagaaatggaattttataagAGGCTTGTCGGTAGCGAAAAATGTCCAGGAACTTTTATTAGCCATTTCTTTACCTGATACCAGGGAGGTTTATGGCTTTCTGGACGCGTGATAGAATGAATAACTGGAGCATGGAATAAAGATATTTCATTGATATAACACAGCGAACACTCTCGAGAACACTGATTAAAGTGTTATCAAATAAAGGGGAAACGATATTAAGCTCTGAATATTATTCTATGAATATTTCTCATATCGGACTTTGAAAGggctcagttttttctttatttcctgttgaTTCTTTTCACACAGCCTGCAGCATCtgaaattacattattgtggttgAGGGACCAAGAGGCCGTGACTGCCCAACGCAGGCTCTCTGCCACTGCAAAAGAGGCCCCTTAAGGTGATCTCGTCCTAAACGGTCTGCTAAGGAAAGGCAGTTTTAAGGATTCAAGGAGCAGAGTCGATGGCGGGGATTACCACATTCGGGGTCTGAATGGCATGCACCATTGTTGAAAGTGTTAACGCTCCAGTTGGCTGTTtccaggtctctctcttttttatcgcTCTTTTTTGTTTCAAACGGAATACATCATATGTTCTGCCTTTCTGTCAATAACCTACTGCATATTCAGCAGATACACCTCATTCATTAttctttacttgaaaaaaattattagagtAGCCTACTGTTAACAGCAGGATTAGTTCTTCAGGAAAATGGGTTTATTaaacgtgtgtgtgagagagagagagagagagagagagagagagagagagagagagagatgcttttgaTAGGGAGTCGGACAAGTCACAAATCTTAGGATATCTCGTAAAGATCGCTTAATCAGTCACGACGAATCATGCGTAAGAGAAGCTTCATTGTATAGAAAACCGTAAATTCGAAACCAAGGCATTTAGCGAGACTGAAATTATCATCGGCTTTATTAAGAAGAACgaatctcctggaaaaggaaacttCCAGAAAGGATGAGTAAAAGGATTATCCTTCACAGCGGGCATTAGGAAACGTCTCATCAGTAAGAGATGAAAAGGAAAGCAGACGACATGCAAAAGTCCACCTGATGGGAAGACCTCCATTTGGGT
This window of the Macrobrachium rosenbergii isolate ZJJX-2024 chromosome 47, ASM4041242v1, whole genome shotgun sequence genome carries:
- the LOC136830846 gene encoding uncharacterized protein, whose protein sequence is MGDEIQNEQAVDMSDGKEKAQDNVHDYVREIDGEVNSNEPGSGGEFHQTLKSVLKKFCLETGVEWDKEIPYALFAIRSVPNETLGFSPFQLVFGHSVRGPLDVHLEADKAASLIDLITEYKDLFQDAPGRTNVLEHDVDVGDAQPIKQCPYRLNPIKKGLLAGRSYTQGKENICFVTGDGLYECKVMPFGMKNAAATFQRLMNLVTCNLDGCVVYIDDLVIYSDDWDTHLKRIRALFEALRKAGLVINLRKSDFAQAKRSLKGKGRSTYSAVLSPLHENYDHVKKAVLDSYEITAEYYRVKFRSTSKEQDMTYTEFAHIIDKFLEGNQGDVSLAINNSEVMKGEDVGQPEVSMKSLEPFQSEGFVSYSQHSQPVPVRILRDTASSKSIVVRSAVPFIDKTLTVSEDDSRSESRCYYIKDGLLMRKFCSPDVPAEDDFAIHQVVIPSCFKDKVMTRLGVTQYHSSAYHPQSQGALERFHQTLKNMLSKFCMDQEKDWDEAEDVKELLMQFKEIFGDIPKACTAASHNVQLVEGARPVKQPFYRLSHEKLRILKQEVDFLLDNNLAEPSDSPWAPDFEQPFCLQVDASGVGVGAALLQEGKDGIMHPVSYFSQKLKPHQRSYSVIEKEALALLLALEGFEVYLDNSKTIVVYCDHNPLTFISRMKNRNPRLTVVPDFQPYNIDINT